A stretch of the Medicago truncatula cultivar Jemalong A17 chromosome 5, MtrunA17r5.0-ANR, whole genome shotgun sequence genome encodes the following:
- the LOC11429413 gene encoding protein ALTERED PHOSPHATE STARVATION RESPONSE 1, with protein sequence MGCCYSRVDREETVSHCKSRKRYMKQLVEARHAFSASHVMYIRSLRSTGSALFHFANAEKTTHLNHHLPPEPQPILPPPPPRAPSPMPPPPPPMSPSLSSYTWTSGTGSHSSALPPPPPPPPPPPPVISSGWDFWDPFMQQPPPPPSSRSATEEEWEAATTTGSEVVVMAGGAAASMATPASGVVGYSKVSGSELAMVVSRNSKDLVEVIKELDDYFLKAADAGSHVSYLLQVPSSGFSDHSKTSKMYGNGWNLSPSMWAWGSSSPKLNGFGKLSQEVSVGSFRANNGVGNGGHCSTLERLYAWEKKLYQEVKNAKTIKMEHEKKVELVRKLEMRRADYVKTEKAKKEVEKLESQMMVASQTIDSTSAEIVKLREIELYPQLIELVKGLMCMWRSMYECHQVQKHIVQQLEYLNTIPSNNPTSEIHRQSTLQLELEVQQWHQSFCNLFKAHRDYIESLSGWLRLSLYQFSRNPLSRTTEESKIFTLCEQWHLAVEHIPDKVASEGIKSLLTVIHAIVVQQTEEHKQKKKSEYAFKEFEKKVVQLRSLECKYGPYSMSERSGSVRRTKDPVVEKRAKVEAFRAKAEEEKIKHEKAVSVTRSMTLNNLQMGCPQVFQGIVGFSSVCMEAFESVYNKAKVAEQERDVKRILP encoded by the exons atgggtTGTTGCTATTCAAGAGTAGACAGAGAAGAAACAGTGTCACATTGCAAATCAAGAAAACGTTACATGAAACAGTTGGTTGAAGCAAGACATGCTTTTTCAGCTTCACATGTTATGTACATCCGTTCTCTTCGTTCAACTGGTTCAGCTTTGTTTCACTTTGCTAACGCTGAAAAAACCACTCATCTTAACCACCATCTTCCGCCAGAGCCACAACCCATTCTTCCACCACCGCCGCCGCGTGCTCCGTCGCCAatgccaccaccaccacctccgaTGAGTCCTAGTTTGAGTTCTTATACTTGGACTTCTGGGACTGGTTCACATTCATCAGCTCTTCCGCCGCCGCCGCCACCTCCACCACCTCCACCGCCGGTAATTTCATCTGGTTGGGATTTTTGGGATCCTTTCATGCAGCAACCTCCACCACCTCCTTCGTCACGGTCGGCGACGGAGGAAGAGTGGGAAGCTGCTACTACCACTGGCTCTGAGGTGGTTGTGATGGCTGGTGGGGCGGCGGCGAGTATGGCTACTCCGGCGAGTGGGGTGGTGGGGTATTCTAAGGTGTCAGGAAGTGAACTTGCAATGGTGGTTTCAAGAAACAGTAAAGATCTGGTTGAAGTTATTAAGGAGCTTGATGATTATTTTCTTAAAGCTGCTGATGCTGGTTCTCATGTTTCATATCTGTTACAAGTTCCAAGTTCTGGTTTTTCTGATCATAgtaaaacaa GTAAAATGTACGGAAATGGATGGAATTTGAGTCCATCAATGTGGGCTTGGGGTTCTTCAAGTCCTAAACTGAATGGATTTGGCAAGCTGTCTCAAGAGGTTTCTGTTGGTAGTTTCAGGGCTAATAATGGTGTTGGAAATGGTGGACATTGCTCTACTTTGGAGAGGCTATATGCATGGGAGAAGAAATTGTACCAAGAGGTCAAG AATGCTAAAACAATAAAGATGGAGCATGAGAAGAAGGTGGAATTGGTAAGGAAGTTAGAGATGAGAAGGGCTGATTATGTGAAGACAGAAAAGGCAAAGAAAGAAGTGGAGAAATTAGAATCACAAATGATGGTTGCTTCTCAAACCATTGATAGTACATCGGCTGAAATCGTTAAATTAAGGGAGATAGAGCTCTACCCTCAACTCATTGAGCTTGTTAAAGG GTTGATGTGCATGTGGAGAAGCATGTATGAGTGTCATCAAGTTCAGAAGCACATAGTTCAGCAACTGGAATACCTCAACACCATACCATCAAATAACCCTACATCTGAAATTCATAGGCAATCAACACTTCAGCTGGAGCTTGAAGTACAGCAATGGCACCAATCCTTCTGCAACCTCTTCAAGGCCCACAGGGACTATATTGAATCTCTCAGTGGTTGGCTAAGGCTCAGCCTTTACCAATTTAGCCGAAACCCTCTTAGTAGAACAACTGAGGAGTCGAAGATATTCACCCTCTGCGAACAATGGCACCTTGCCGTTGAGCATATACCAGACAAAGTAGCGTCTGAAGGAATAAAAAGCTTGTTGACGGTTATTCATGCGATTGTAGTTCAACAGACGGAGGAGcataaacaaaagaagaagtcGGAGTATGCGTTCAAGGAGTTCGAGAAGAAGGTGGTTCAGCTTAGATCTTTGGAGTGCAAGTATGGTCCGTACTCCATGTCGGAACGGTCTGGTTCTGTGAGAAGAACGAAGGACCCTGTCGTGGAGAAGCGAGCTAAGGTGGAAGCTTTCAGAGCAAAGGCTGAAGAAGAGAAGATCAAGCATGAAAAGGCGGTGAGTGTTACGAGGTCAATGACACTGAATAACTTGCAAATGGGCTGTCCTCAAGTTTTTCAAGGGATTGTAGGGTTTTCAAGTGTGTGCATGGAGGCTTTTGAATCTGTATACAACAAAGCCAAAGTTGCCGAACAGGAGCGTGATGTGAAGAGAATATTACCTTAG
- the LOC11430286 gene encoding senescence-specific cysteine protease SAG39, with amino-acid sequence MAANNQLYHISLALVFCLGLWAIQVTSRTLQDGSMHERHERWMNHYGKVYKDHQEREKRFKIFTENMKYIEAFNNGDNNESYKLGINQFADLTNEEFVASRNKFKGHMCSSIIRTTTFKYENVSAIPSTVDWRKKGAVTPVKNQGQCGCCWAFSAVAATEGIHKLSTGKLVSLSEQELVDCDTKGVDQGCEGGLMDDAFKFIIQNHGLNTEAQYPYQGVDGTCNANKASIQATTITGYEDVPANNEQALQKAVANQPISVAIDASGSDFQFYKSGVFTGSCGTELDHGVTAVGYGVSNDGTKYWLVKNSWGTDWGEEGYIMMQRGVEAAEGLCGIAMQASYPTA; translated from the exons ATGGCTGCTAATAatcaattatatcatatttcatTGGCATTGGTTTTCTGCTTGGGATTGTGGGCTATTCAAGTCACCTCTCGTACTCTCCAAGATGGCTCCATGCATGAGAGGCATGAGCGGTGGATGAATCACTATGGCAAAGTCTATAAGGATCATCAAGAAAGGGAGAAGCGTTTCAAGATATTCACAGAAAACATGAAATACATTGAAGCTTTCAATAATGGTGACAATAACGAATCATACAAACTAGGCATTAATCAATTTGCAGACCTCACCAATGAGGAGTTTGTAGCATCTAGGAACAAATTCAAGGGACATATGTGCTCATCAATCATAAGGACAACTACTTTTAAGTATGAAAATGTAAGTGCAATCCCATCTACAGTGGATTGGAGGAAGAAAGGAGCAGTGACACCTGTGAAGAACCAAGGCCAATGTG GATGTTGTTGGGCGTTTTCTGCTGTTGCAGCAACCGAAGGAATTCATAAGTTGAGTACTGGAAAGTTGGTCTCTTTATCAgaacaagaacttgttgattgtGACACAAAAGGTGTAGACCAAGGTTGTGAGGGTGGTCTTATGGATGATgctttcaaattcatcattcaaaATCATGGACTCAACACTGAAGCTCAATACCCCTATCAGGGTGTTGATGGAACATGTAATGCAAATAAAGCATCCATTCAAGCAACTACTATTACCGGGTATGAAGATGTTCCTGCCAACAATGAGCAAGCACTGCAAAAAGCAGTGGCAAATCAACCAATTTCTGTAGCAATTGATGCTAGTGGCTCTGACTTTCAATTTTACAAAAGTGGTGTATTTACCGGTTCATGCGGAACTGAGTTGGATCACGGTGTCACTGCCGTAGGTTATGGTGTCAGTAATGATGGAACCAAGTATTGGTTGGTTAAGAACTCATGGGGAACTGATTGGGGTGAAGAAGGTTACATTATGATGCAAAGGGGAGTTGAAGCTGCTGAAGGGCTCTGTGGCATTGCAATGCAGGCATCTTACCCTACTGCTTAA
- the LOC11424850 gene encoding L10-interacting MYB domain-containing protein has translation MARRITRSRRLETQQLEQSRAKWTASLTKILADLMVDQVHKGNKQNNSFNKKAWKHICDGFHNKTGLKWDKEKLKNRHSVLRRQYAIVKPILDEGDFVWDEATGAIIANDEIWAEYIKNNPDAETVKSGGCSIFKELCTIFSEAATNGQHEYAASDSEHTPRAPCPELLSTHQDESSSESEDEEDANGPQTVQPTTPTATCSSRKRGRKGVDGAIADAILEMASASKMRAAAIEQHNSKYSISDCIKDLDLMEGVDQQLYFAALDLFNNPNAREIFLSLKKDKRLTWLHHRCAVVSNR, from the exons ATGGCACGCCGAATTACCAGATCAAGAAGGCTAGAAACGCAGCAGCTAGAACAGTCAAGGGCTAAGTGGACAGCATCACTTACTAAGATACTGGCAGATTTGAtggttgaccaagtacacaaaGGGAACAAGCAAAACAATTCATTCAATAAGAAAGCATGGAAACATATTTGTGATGGATTTCACAACAAAACAGGTCTGAAATGGGATAAGGAAAAACTCAAAAACCGACATTCAGTGTTGAGGAGACAGTATGCTATTGTGAAGCCCATTCTTGATGAAGGTGACTTTGTTTGGGATGAAGCCACGGGAGCTATAATTGCGAATGATGAAATTTGGGCAGAATACATCAAG AACAATCCTGACGCCGAGACTGTAAAAAGTGGTGGCTGTTCAATCTTTAAGGAGCTATGTACAATATTCTCTGAGGCAGCAACGAACGGACAACATGAATATGCTGCATCTGATAGTGAACACACTCCTAGAGCTCCTTGTCCAGAATTGTTGAGCACACATCAAGATGAGTCTTCATCTGAATCCGAGGATGAGGAAGATGCAAATGGCCCCCAAACAGTTCAACCTACTACACCTACAGCAACTTGTAGTAGTCGCAAAAGAGGGCGTAAAGGAGTTGATGGTGCTATTGCAGACGCTATATTAGAGATGGCATCTGCTTCAAAGATGAGAGCAGCTGCCATAGAGCAACATAACTCTAAATACAGCATATCTGACTGTATCAAGGATTTAGATTTAATGGAAGGTGTTGATCAACAACTATATTTTGCTGCTCTAGATCTTTTCAACAATCCTAATGCAAGAGagatatttttgtctctcaaaaAGGATAAACGTTTAACTTGGTTGCACCACAGGTGTGCTGTTGTATCCAATAGATAg
- the LOC11420575 gene encoding 3-dehydroquinate synthase, chloroplastic produces MASTPTQFSISISPSLKQQPIHLSSLQNPNFLHPHSFSPHSTNLFPKKISLSTPLRSPICASSSQLMDPFSAKIQPGVPTIVNVDLGNRSYPIYIGSGLLNKPELLQRHVHGKKVLIVTNTTVAPLYLDKVVDALTSGNPNVSVESVILPDGEQYKDMDTLMKVFDKAIESRLDRRCTFVALGGGVIGDMCGFAAASFLRGVNFIQIPTTVMAQVDSSVGGKTGINHPLGKNLIGAFYQPQCVLIDTDTLDTLPERELASGFAEVIKYGLIRDTEFFEWQEKNMQALMARDPNALAYAIKRSCENKAEVVSLDEREGGVRATLNLGHTFGHAIETSVGYGQWLHGEAVAAGTVMAVDMSYRLGWIDDSIVKRVSDILKQTKLPIVPPEMMTVDMFKSVMAVDKKVADGLLRLILLKGPLGNCVFTGDYDRKALDDTLQAFCKS; encoded by the exons ATGGCTTCCACACCCACCCAATTCTCCATCTCCATCTCCCCCTCCCTCAAACAACAACCAATTCACCTCTCCTCCCTTCAAAATCCTAACTTTCTACACCCCCACTCTTTCTCCCCTCACTCCACCAAcctttttcctaaaaaaatctCTCTTTCTACACCTCTTAGGTCACCAATATGCGCTAGTTCCTCTCAACTCATGGACCCCTTTTCAGCAAAAATCCAACCTGGTGTTCCCACCATTGTTAACGTTGATTTGGGTAATCGGAGCTACCCCATTTACATCGGATCCGGGTTGCTCAATAAACCTGaacttcttcaaag GCATGTCCATGGAAAGAAGGTCCTTATTGTCACTAACACTACAGTTGCACCTTTGTATCTAGACAAGGTTGTTGATGCTTTAACAAGTGGAAACCCAAATGTTTCTGTTGAGAGTGTAATTTTACCGGACGGTGAGCAGTACAAGGACATG GATACTCTTATGAAAGTGTTTGACAAGGCCATTGAGTCTCGATTGGACCGGCGGTGTACTTTTGTTGCCCTTGGAGGTGGTGTGATTGGCGACATGTGTGGCTTTGCTGCCGCTTCATTCCTACGTGGTGTTAATTTTATTCAGATTCCAACCACTGTTATGGCACAG GTTGATTCTTCAGTTGGTGGCAAAACTGGTATAAACCATCCCCTTGGGAAGAACTTGATTGGTGCTTTTTACCAACCTCAATGTGTGCTTATAGACACAGACACATTAGACACATTACCAGAGAGGGAACTGGCATCAGGTTTTGCAGAGGTTATAAAGTATGGGCTCATTAGGGATACAGAATTTTTTGAGTGGCAAGAGAAAAATATGCAGGCATTAATGGCCAG AGATCCTAATGCATTGGCATATGCTATAAAGCGATCGTGTGAAAACAAGGCTGAGGTTGTGTCCTTGGATGAGAGAGAAGGTGGAGTGAGGGCAACATTGAACTTGGGTCATACATTTGGCCAT GCAATAGAAACTAGCGTTGGCTATGGGCAGTGGCTTCATGGAGAGGCTGTTGCAGCTGGCAcg GTAATGGCTGTTGACATGTCATATCGCCTTGGTTGGATTGATGATTCTATTGTGAAGCGAGTTAGTGACATTTTGAAACAGACTAAGTTACCTATTGTGCCTCCTGAAATGATGACTGTGGACATGTTTAAGTCTGTCATGGCG GTTGATAAGAAGGTAGCAGACGGATTGCTGAGACTTATCCTACTAAAGGGTCCTCTAGGAAATTGCGTTTTCACAGGGGATTATGACAGAAAGGCTCTAGATGATACACTACAGGCATTCTGTAAATCTTGA
- the LOC11421840 gene encoding rac-like GTP-binding protein RHO1 → MSASRFIKCVTVGDGAVGKTCLLISYTSNTFPTDYVPTVFDNFSANVVVNGSIVNLGLWDTAGQEDYNRLRPLSYRGADVFILAFSLISKASYENVSKKWIPELKHYAPGVPIILVGTKLDLRDDKQFCIDHPGAVPITTAQGEELRKLINAPAYIECSSKSQENVKAVFDAAIRVVLQPPKQKKKKNKAQKACSIL, encoded by the exons atGAGTGCTTCTAGGTTTATTAAATGTGTTACTGTTGGTGATGGAGCTGTTGGCAAAACttgtttgttgatttcttaCACCAGCAATACTTTCCCCACG GATTATGTGCCGACAGTTTTTGACAATTTCAGTGCGAATGTGGTTGTTAATGGAAGTATTGTGAATCTGGGTTTGTGGGATACTGCTG GACAAGAGGATTATAACAGATTAAGACCTTTGAGTTACCGTGGTGCCGATGTTTTCATATTGGCTTTCTCTCTCATAAGCAAAGCCAGTTATGAAAATGTCTCCAAAAAG TGGATTCCAGAGTTGAAGCATTATGCACCTGGTGTCCCCATAATTCTGGTTGGAACAAAGCTTG ATCTTCGGGATGATAAGCAGTTCTGCATAGACCATCCTGGTGCCGTTCCCATTACCACAGCTCAG GGAGAagagctgaggaagctgattaATGCACCAGCTTACATTGAATGCAGTTCAAAATCACAGGAG AACGTGAAGGCGGTGTTTGATGCAGCCATAAGAGTTGTCCTTCAACCACCAAagcagaagaaaaagaagaataaagcACAAAAGGCCTGTTCAATATTGTAA